From the genome of Halichoerus grypus chromosome X, mHalGry1.hap1.1, whole genome shotgun sequence:
tccccgctccgcaggaagcctgcttctccctctcccactccccctgcttgtgttccctctctcgctctctctctcaaataaataaataaaatcttaaaaaaaaaaagaaccttttaaACATTTCTAGGATGTCTACCTATCTTCTACACATTGATTTTTATAGTTGGCCTGGCAATGTATTCAGCAAATGACCATACTTAACTAATTCCTCATTCTTGGAAAATTAGCTTGATTCCAATATTTCtgtcttgtaaataatgctgtggtgAACATACTTTTCCAGACATCGTAAGTGACAACTTGTGCAAAGAAGGGGATCGTGGAGACAAGGGGTATCCACATTTTAAGACCTTTGGCACATTCATATTGTTTAGTTAACATACCGTGAAAAGATTTCCCAAGGAAACATGCCTTTCCGATAGTAGCTCCTTTGTTCTCCAAGACAGACCGACAATCAGCCCCAGTAACCACTAACATGTTGGAGGGATCAGGTCCAGCCCCAGTTTCAGTCACTTCTCCCTGCTGTTCATTCAATCCTGAGCCTATTTACTTATAGCAGAACTTTCGACCTGAATGTGCTGGTGTCGGCATCTCTCAGTTCCCTTTGCCTTATTTTGCAGATGTTCATGAGAGCACAGTTTGACTATGATCCCAAAAAGGACCATCTGATCCCTTGCAAGGAGGCGGGACTGAAGTTTGTTACTGGGGACATCATCAAGATAATCAACAAAGATGACAGTAACTGGTGGCAGGGGCGGGTAGAAGGTTCCTCCAAGGAGTCAGCAGGCTTGATCCCTTCTCCTGAGCTGCAGGAATGGTGAGCCACTTTTGTATGGGTGAAATTCGCCAGTGCGAGGGACCCGTGCTTGCCACACACACATGATTGCTTAGCTCCAAAAACCTGTCGCCTCATGTGTAGTTTCTGTTTCTCGACCGAGCCAACCTGCAGCCTTACCTGCGTCATGGCTGAGGGGGCAACAGTGAGCCGATGGGCTAGGCTCGGAAGCCGTTACAGGTAAAGGAGCCCGCGTGAAGAGCTCGTCATTTGTCtgtgggcctctgtttcctcaaatGCTTTCCCTTTGGTTACAGAGCAAGGGACAGCACGGGGACCGGAGCCCTCCCTGGTCTCCTGCCTCCCAGGCTAGTGCTTCTGAGACTCGCAGAAAACAGTCAAATGTGAAATGTGTGTCCTTGAATGCAAAATCCCAGCacgtagaaaaaaataaatccggCCCGAGTCGGATTGCTCACTTAGTGCTGGGTACCTGGGAGTGCCGGACCTCCCCCTGCAAAAGAAATCCAGTGTAAAGACACCGTACAGCCTTAAGGGAGGGGGTCCTTTTAGATTTAAGCCTGAATTCTGGTCGACCTCATCTTTGGGGATGACACAGTGGGAGTTATAAACGTGGCACCAAACCACAGGAAGTGCCATatagaaataaactcttacaaTTAGAGGAACAAATGAGGGGCATCCAGCcagctcggtcagtagagcacatgactcttggtctcagggttgtgagttcgagccccacgttgggggtagagatgacttaaaaataaaatcttaaaacaaatttgGCATTAGAGCAGCAAATGAAATAGAGCGCCAGCCCTGCATGATAATGGTGACAGACCCAGGTAACACGTGAAGAACATTGCGGGACTGGGGGCGCACGGCTGAGGAAGACCCAGCAGCACGGCGGCATTCACACGGGGCTGCCACTTAATGAGGTGCGCAGTCAGTGTAGCGGGTTGCCACAAGGATTTCTTTTGAACGAGGACATCAGGTAGAAGTACTGGAATATATTTCATGTATCGAAGAGAAGGTATTGTTTTGTGAAGCTGCAGTTTTAGTTGTATATGTGATGTGTTTGTTTTAGTTATAGATGGAAGGTGCATAGTACGCGGCTGCATTGTGTAGTAGCTTTCCTATACTGAGGTAGGGTCATAAAGGTTCAAAAACCAATGAACCAGAGTGTGGGTTGGGTGCGGAGTCGGCTGAGGTTCACGCGTGTGGAGGCAGCAGACAACGCCCGGCGCCCCCCGCGGCCTGGGAGGCCTCCGCAGACATCGTGTGCAGCTCCCACGCTGGCTGCgagcaggaggctcagagagactaaCACAGTGATGGCTTCTCAGGGCGCAGGTGCCTCCCTTGCCTTTCTGGAGAGTTCTTATGTGGGCCTCCAAATACCTGGCATTGGAAAGGTGTCCAGGCGGAAgtgacagccccctcccccccgcctgcCATCACATCCTCCCCTCAGTGCAGCCTGACCATTCCAGCCGGGCTTCTTCCACTTGTTTCTGTGTGTGCCCGTTGGCTCCTCCATACCAGTCCAAACCCTGCTCATCACAGACCCAGAGCTcacagagaagggggtgggggtgggagagcgggagggagagagggcagctgAGGGGGTCCtggcagagacacagagagcaagaGACTGAGGGGGGAAtatgagagagacacagagattggagagagaatgagagatccACACAGAGGCTgcgagagagacacacacacagagagatgggggaagtagggagggagagagggacggGCTGAGAGACCAAGGAGGGGCCTCAGAGTGAGAGTGAGGACTGAGAGGGGTGAGGATGAGAGGGTCAAGGACAGCACAAAGTTTTTAGCAGATTGGTCTggaagttgtcttttttttttttttcaagattttattattaactgatctctacacctaacgtggggcttgaacttacagccctgaggtcaagagtcgcgGGCTCTACCGACTGAAGCAGCCGCGTGTCCCTGGTCTGGAGGTTtggtggagaaggggaagggtGACCCTGGGGCTTTTACGCTGAGGTTGCCCTGACATTCTGGGTCGTCTTTTCCTGCCAGGCGAGTGGCTAGTGTGGCTCAGTCTGCTCCAAGTGAAGCCCCCAGCTGCAGTCCGtttgggaagaagaagaaatacaaagacaAGTACCTGGCCAAGCACAGCTCAAGTAAGCTTCCTGGGCTTCCTCTCTGCCGGCTTCTGGCAGCTAAAGGGAGATGCTGTCGTGCATGGTGGACCACACGTTACACAGGAAGCATGCCAtgtcttctggttttcttttattacaaCATTCATCTTCCCAGTACATGTGAAGGAAAGCTAGTGGTCTGCTCACACCCGCTCATTATCCTCACTCCTCAGGTAACCAGCCGAACAGCCTTCCAGACCTTTCTCAGTGTGTCAGTGCCATCAGCATGACCAGCTCATGGTCTGAGCAACCCCAGAAAACAGCATGTTTTCCTGAGAactaattttggttttgttttttacctacTGTGGTAGGTAATATAATATACTAAAATGATAAATGGATTCAAGCAGACTGTAGGTAACAGTTGAATAATCTCCCATTCAGCTCACCCTCCCCAGGGGGGACTGGAGTGCAGGGCAGCGTGATGTTACTGAAActatggagaagagagaggaaaaaggagaatatGGGGTccagaaaattagaaagaatgTGAGTCCAAGGAATTCACTGAAAGAGTCACGATGAGTTCAGatggaggaggctgggaaaagCAAGAAATAGACCCAAAGGAAAGGCATCCATGGTCCAGAAGTGGTGTACTCGGACGCCCTGTCCATCATTCCGTCACTGGCGACTGTGGTCGTGCCGGACAGTGTCCCAGCCCCCATCATCCTCTGGTAAGGTTAGATGAAGTTTGGTTGGCTGAAAAGAGCGGTGGGGCAGTTAAGGGTCTCACTGCTTCCATCCCAGCCCCTGTAGCCTTTCGTCTACCAGAGTTCGTCTTCTGAAACCAAAATACGATCACGTCACTTCAGTGACTCCAGGCCCAAGTCCTTTCTCCTCAGCCTCAGCTGCCTTCACGCCAGGCTGACAGGACTTTGGGCTCTTTCCCGCCTCACCACCTGGACCACGTTCTTCCCAGCTGTGGAAATGAACATGGCTTGGTTTTCTTTGTCCCTAGTTTTTGACCAGTTGGATGTTGTTTCCTATGAGGAAGTTGTTCGGCTCCCTGCATTCAAGAGGAAGACCCTGGTGCTGATCGGTAACTTCTTGgtgcccgcccccctccccatgtTGCTTTGCTAGTTAGAGTACAGCTCCCTCCTTACGGTCCTGCCCGCAGCATATgatgccccctctccctccctgcctcaaaaaaaaaaaaaaaaaaaaaaaaaaaaggcagtgaggACAGTCTCTGGGGTTCTCTGAATCCTTACAGGTGTTCCATCTGGATTTACCTTACAAATGCAACTAAACCTTCCAAGTTTTTCAGCAACTAGTTACTTTAGGTGGGCAGCTCACCACCCTGTCTTTAGAGTTAAAACATTAGTTGCTTAGAGGAAATTATTAGGGTTCCGGAGAAATTTCCAGTAAAAACACTGCTTTAAATTCAATTccactgggacgcctgggtggctcagtgggtgaagcatctgccttcagctgaggtcatgatcccagggtcctggaatcgagcctcgcatcgggctccctgctccgcaggaagcctgcttctttctctccctctgcccctccccctgcttgtgctctctctttctctgtcaaaaaaataaaatctttaaaaaaaatcagttccataaaatctttaaaaaaatgattaaaaaagcgggggacacctgggtgactcagtcggttaagcgtctgcctttggctcaggtcgtgatcccagggtcctgggatcaagccccgcatcgggctccctgctcagcgggaagcctgcttctccctctcccactccccctgcttgtgttccctctctcgctgtgtctctgtcaaataaataaaatcttaaaaaatatatatattgaaaaaataaatcagttccATTAATTTTGGAGAGCTCAGTAAAGCAAATCTctttagaagagaaatagaaaacccacGTGTCAGCTGGCTCCTCTTTGGAAACAACAGTTATGTTCTGAGTCCTGACCCTTAGCCCTTGGAGCCTTGTCTCCCAGTGGGGGCCTTGGCCACTCCCTGACCCCAGTCTGGAAGCCacacctgctcactcactctcaccCACGTCCCATTTCTAAACCTCTCCCCACCTTTGTCTTTGGGGAAAGAAATGGAAGCCTTCATGAGAATAATAGCAACCTGgtttctgtcttttctccctccccaggaGCCAGTGGGGTGGGTCGCAGCCACATTAAGAATGCCCTACTCAGCCAGAACCCGGACAAGTTCGCATACCCTGCCCCATGTAAGTACCTCTGCGGTCCTTGGAGGACAGGTGGGAGCACCACTCTGAGATACCAAAGTGGTCTTTTCTATGTGTGactttatttgaaatgtttgattataaaaacaaaacacaatttggAAAGATGCAAATGTGTACATATAATCGCTCCAGCTAACTATGTTGTATGCCTGCGTAACAGAAGCAGTTGAAAATACTTTTATCCTGCTTTAAATAAGCAAGCAAGTAATATTATTGAAAACATACAtgaccggggcgcctggctggctcagttggtggagcgtacaactcctgatctctgggttggggattcaagccctacactgggtggAGAtgttacttacaaataaaatctttaaaaaattattttttcatctttatattataaatattttctcatgtgcCTAAATCTCAGTCCGTTGAGTGGCTATACTGTAATTTCCGTAGCTATCCACTATTGCTTGACATCTAGGCTGCCTCTAATTTTCCTGAAATGTCTTCTGAATCAAAGCAGCGCTCAGGAAAGGCACAGTCTCGGCAGTAGGATTCTTCTCAATAGAACAATCAGGCCAGTGGCCAGGTAGGGAATCAGATGACTGCattcccagaagtgaatctgCATAGTATGATTGTGTATATTCCCAGGAAGAGATCCTGCTTATCAGAGTAGAAAACTGGATTCTGAATCtggtattagtatttttttactCCTTGCTTCTACATTTTGCCTTTAGGGATAAGTGACACCTAACTAGGGGCAGAAAGCAGATGGCCCTGGGTTGAGGAATGAGTGGGGAAGTTCGAAAGTAGAAATAGCCACTAAAGAAGAGTTGTTGTTTTGTaagatgggaagagagagaggcatgtGCAGTTGTGGACTGAGAGACAAGCAGAGGATGCACAAGACAAGGGGATAGGGGGCTCGATAAACATGGGATGCAGGAGAGGTCCACTGGGGAGGAGTGTGAGGGGTTATGTTTCAAGCTGTGATTTCTGGAGCacgattgattgattgattgattgattgattattattattattatttattggagCACGTTTTAGAGGACAGTTTATATGAATGATAGTAAATGTTGTGACTTAAGAATATTCCAACATTTAACAAAATGAGTTTAAACCAAACCAGAGTACTCTTCTAagctataaaaaggaaattttacatACGCTTTCAAGAAATCCAAACCATAGCCCATAGATCTGTTTAAAAACTAtaatcgggggcgcctgggtggctcagtcagttgggcatctgccttcggctcgggtcatgatcacagggtcctgggatggagctctgtcAGCTTCCTTGCTCataggggagcctgcttctccctccctctgcctgccgctccccctgcttgtgctctaacaaatcaaatctttaaaatatatatataatcagctGTCATTTCTCCAATTCTGAGCTCTAATTCCTGGGGTTGGTGATTTAAGAGATGTAACTTCATATAGGGAAAGGGATAGGAATTTTCTACGTTGGGCTTTGCCTCTTGAAAGTTAAACACATTCTGGATGGACAGGGCATTTCCTGCTCTGCATCATCTATTGTCAGCCCTTCGGGACCCTGTGGGAGAAACCCCCCTATTAAACTCTCTGCACCAAAGGCAGCTGGGATTTACATACAGATACCATGGGCCAAGCCCCTAGGAGATGGTGAGGACCCCCAGTTTGGTCAGGGATTTGGGTTCTTGTGCAGATACAACACGGCCACCCAAGAAGAATGAGGAAGACGGGAAGGAGTACCACTTCATCTCCACCGAAGAGATGACCAGGAACATCTCTGCCAATGAATTCCTGGAGTTTGGCAGCTACCAGGGCAATATGTTTGGCACCAAATTTGAAACCGTGCACCAGATTCATGAGCAGGACAAGATTGCCATCCTTGACATTGAGCCCCAGGTGGGTAGGCCTGACAAGGCAGGCATGGATGAGGTTTGGTTCACGTAGTTTCACTGGGGTCACCTAAAACCACAATAGTTGTACCAGAAGTGATGGAAATGATACTGGGCTTGGTGATGCTCAAAGATATGTATTAGAAGGCAGCCATCATGATAGCTAACTctggttctttccttccttcctccccttcctctttctctagaCCCTGAAGATTGTCCGCACGGCCGAACTGTCACCTTTCATTGTGTTCATCGCACCTACTGACCAGGGCGCTCAGGTGGGAAGGACGGGGTTACACAGGGTGGGTGGAGGTTCATTCTCCAGGTTTGCCCGGACTGGGACATCAGTCCAGAGCTCAGCTTGTGCCCATATCTCCCATGAGCCTCCTGGCTACTGCTATCCTTCTTCCTGTGAGGCCAAGAAGCCAAAGGGCATGGGCACATTTGATTTACTCAGCAGACATTTATTAAACCACTAGGTAGGCCAGCACCCATGCTAGGTAACGGGgacaaaataaatcagagacaGTCATAGTTCCAGAAGTGCTTGGGGTCCAGTGGCAGAGAGGGGCAATTTGGCAGATCCTGACACTGCTGCGACGTGGGCTCAAGTGGGAAGGACAGAGGTGGCACTGAACCCACCACACCCACCGCCAGGGGTGTGGTGTGGCTGTGGGGAGAGGCGAAGAGCTAGGGGACCAGGGATACACTGAAAAGCCGCTCCCTGCTCACCACCCGAGTTCCTGCACCTGCTTTCACCAAATGCGACAGAGAAGTTGCCGCGCGGCCTCCACTGCGCACACCGGCGGGGCTGTTTCCCTCCCACCGTCACAGACACCGCCGCACTCCGTGGCCTGTGCACGTGGCGTCTCACGTATGTGCAGCTCGATCTGTACGAGAAACTCCAGGCAGGACTGCCAGGTCCCAGGATGCTTGCGGTGGGAATGGAGAGTTCCCTGGGAGATTGCTTGTTAGCCAAAGTTTCATTTGTTGACCAATCTACTAGAAAAATGTAGTCTCGCTGTACTTTTCTGTTAAGTGGCTGCGTGTTTTATCTTTTCTGCAAACTGCCTGGTCCTGTCCTtagcttatttttctcttgggttATTGGCCTTTTTCTTACTGCTTTCTAGGAGCTCTGTATTCGGGTAATTAGCCCTTTGTGACATCAGTTGTAAACATCTTTTTCCCAGTTTGGCATGTCTTTTGGCACTTATCGTTGTGCAAACGTTTTTACTTTTATGGAGTAATCAGTCTTTTCATAGCCACTTGTTTGGGATTCTAGAAAGAGGCCTGGGATTGTAAGTCACCCTcagctgtggtggtggtggtggtggtggtggtggtggtggtggtggtggtgggtggtggtgggtggtggtggttggtggtggtggctgCGGCAGTGGGGAGAAGCTGCTCACGTCCACGCCACAGCGACGGAGCTCTTGGCCTCCCGAGCTCTGATGATTTATCATCAGGGTTAGTTTGAGATCCTCCAGAATTGCGGTGCTCGAGTGTCTCTCTACGCCCTACTCTATTAAACATTCTCAAGGAAGGTCTTCAGGGCTGGAGTCTTTAAGCAGGTGACTCTGAGCCAGGCAGTGGTCACCACAACCAGGGTGTACTTAAAACCCATCACTGACCTCTTGGGCTGCCGTGCTGTGGGGCCTGCTTCATCCACgcttctcttttctttgcagACGGAAGCCCTGCAGCAGCTGCAAAAGGACTCCGAAGCCATCCGCAGCCAGTACGCACACTACTTTGACCTCTCACTGGTCAATAATGGCATTGACGAAACCCTTAAGAAACTGCAAGAAGCCTTTGACCAGGCGTGCAGTTCTCCACAGTGGGTGCCTGTCTCCTGGGTTTACTAAGCTTGCAGAAAAGGGGCAGCTACTCTCTGCCCTTCTCTAGCAGTTTGAATTCCATTCTCCTTGCTTTAAGACAAACAGGGACACTCCACCTAGTTTGTCAGCTTCCAGTGCTCTGCATCTATCCTAATTAGGCCAGTGGGTGTCAGTCTTGTTCAAGTTCCTTGGCTGGGCTCCGATTTTCCTGATCGATGGAGCCCCACTGATCAGGGTTTCAGAAGGATCTCTGGAAATCTGAGGCCCAAAGTACTATCAAAATGCAACTGCTAATCAAAGATGGTgcacacagagaagaaaaggcagTGGCCCTTGTTCTTTAAAGCCCGTGCTCCTTCACCTTTAATTACACTAGGCATCTCACGTGTCTTTGAAGCTATTTGTAACCTCAACTTTCTAAAATGCCAAAATGAAGCGGCTGTGCAATAGAATGATGTCTGCTCTAGGGAAACcctcaaaagcaataaaaacgTTGCTGTGTTCAAATGCCAATACCTTGTAAGTCTCTGGAGAGGGAAATGGCAGCCCCTGTCAACCCCAGTTGCCTCCCCTGGGTTCAGAAGTCTCCCTCAGCACACACAGGTCAAGATAACCCACCCTCCCATGAGGGGGGGTGTGTGCTGGGCAGGGCACGATCCGGTACATTACGTGTGGACCtgaacacacacagacatgtaACCTATAAAACAAGTTTGGGAGCAAAGGTGTGATCATCCCATTTCTACTCCATGGGGAGAGTGCTCTGAATGCTTTGCTTCCGCTTGCATCTCCCCCATTTTCCTCCTGGCAGCCATTCCTCTCagctttctcttcattctcaagACCTGGTTTCCAGAGCACCCCACGACTGGCTGCCCAAATTAATCTGTATCCAAAGGGAATTACTCCACTCCGTTGCTCACACAGCAGCTAGCTGCTGAGATTATAAACACCCGTGCCCTCaaaacccccccaccccaagtcttCTGAGGCTGGTGCCCACATAGACATGCACACAGGATGCTCTAATCCTGGACGAGAACCCATCAGGTGCACACATGCAGCTTCCTGCTTTGACTTGCCAGAGGCTTTCATTCTGACCTCCTTTCTAGTAGAGGGAAACCCAGCCTCAGGCCTATGCTCAGAATCCCTCCCCATACACACTGGTACCTCCTGCCAGACCCACTACATAAAtacttctcccttcctcccctcgaCTGTTGGGGGAGATCACTGGATTTGTGATGATTCCCCTTTTTATCTAGTCAATGTCCTGAATGAAGATTCTAGAGTATTTGGTCCCATACCAGATAATAGGCCCCAAGATGAATGCTGCAAGACATAGAACCAGAGAAAATAACCAAAGGAAAAAGCATCAAATTCCAAACAGGACATAAAGTTTcctagatttttaattaaaatagtttcTATCTTTTGTTCTACTAGTTTGACATCCCCAACAATTAGAAAACCCAacagaaatacttaaaaacaaataaactttaaTAAGTAAAAAGTACAACCTTCTCCCAGCAGTGAGTGAGTGCATCCTTtgaaagtaaaggaaaattaAGAGAGAATACGGAACAGTATTTTAGCTTGTCACAAACACAAGTAGGCAGATGGACTCAGGTGCATTAGGCTGTACACACAGGCTATGAAGGAGGACAGAGATGGAGTGGACATGGCTGACGAGACGGCCTGCACGTGGCCAGAACAGACCACTGTCCTCACAGGACATGGGAGGAAAGATCTATCCCCCCAGTGAACAATGTGGTTCAGTTCTCTTCTTTTACTTGATCTACACCATTTCACTGAGCAAtgtttagaaacttttaaaatgggTTGAGGGGTGGTGCAAACCAGGAAAGAGCTATGCTGTTAAAACAGCCATCGGGCACCAGCCGCAGATGGCTCCTGGGCTGTGCTGGGTCTGAAGGAGAGAATTCCCAACTCTCCCAAGCAGAGAAGTGGGTGCCATCAAACCTGCCTCCTTCACCCATATCCTTAAAACAGGACAGGATGGGATGACCACACCAGGGAACGTCACTGAGTTCTCACGTAGCAGCTAAAATGT
Proteins encoded in this window:
- the MPP1 gene encoding 55 kDa erythrocyte membrane protein isoform X2, which gives rise to MTLKASEGEGGGSMRTALSDLYLEHLLQKRGRPEAVSHQVNAVTEDMYTNGSAAPGSPTQAKGQEVRKVRLIQFEKVTEEPMGITLKLNEKQSCTVARILHGGMIHRQGSLHVGDEILEINGTNVTNHSVDQLQKAMKETKGMISLKVIPNQQNRLPALQMFMRAQFDYDPKKDHLIPCKEAGLKFVTGDIIKIINKDDSNWWQGRVEGSSKESAGLIPSPELQEWRVASVAQSAPSEAPSCSPFGKKKKYKDKYLAKHSSRASGVGRSHIKNALLSQNPDKFAYPAPYTTRPPKKNEEDGKEYHFISTEEMTRNISANEFLEFGSYQGNMFGTKFETVHQIHEQDKIAILDIEPQTLKIVRTAELSPFIVFIAPTDQGAQTEALQQLQKDSEAIRSQYAHYFDLSLVNNGIDETLKKLQEAFDQACSSPQWVPVSWVY
- the MPP1 gene encoding 55 kDa erythrocyte membrane protein isoform X1, whose translation is MTLKASEGEGGGSMRTALSDLYLEHLLQKRGRPEAVSHQVNAVTEDMYTNGSAAPGSPTQAKGQEVRKVRLIQFEKVTEEPMGITLKLNEKQSCTVARILHGGMIHRQGSLHVGDEILEINGTNVTNHSVDQLQKAMKETKGMISLKVIPNQQNRLPALQMFMRAQFDYDPKKDHLIPCKEAGLKFVTGDIIKIINKDDSNWWQGRVEGSSKESAGLIPSPELQEWRVASVAQSAPSEAPSCSPFGKKKKYKDKYLAKHSSIFDQLDVVSYEEVVRLPAFKRKTLVLIGASGVGRSHIKNALLSQNPDKFAYPAPYTTRPPKKNEEDGKEYHFISTEEMTRNISANEFLEFGSYQGNMFGTKFETVHQIHEQDKIAILDIEPQTLKIVRTAELSPFIVFIAPTDQGAQTEALQQLQKDSEAIRSQYAHYFDLSLVNNGIDETLKKLQEAFDQACSSPQWVPVSWVY
- the MPP1 gene encoding 55 kDa erythrocyte membrane protein isoform X3, with the protein product MYTNGSAAPGSPTQAKGQEVRKVRLIQFEKVTEEPMGITLKLNEKQSCTVARILHGGMIHRQGSLHVGDEILEINGTNVTNHSVDQLQKAMKETKGMISLKVIPNQQNRLPALQMFMRAQFDYDPKKDHLIPCKEAGLKFVTGDIIKIINKDDSNWWQGRVEGSSKESAGLIPSPELQEWRVASVAQSAPSEAPSCSPFGKKKKYKDKYLAKHSSIFDQLDVVSYEEVVRLPAFKRKTLVLIGASGVGRSHIKNALLSQNPDKFAYPAPYTTRPPKKNEEDGKEYHFISTEEMTRNISANEFLEFGSYQGNMFGTKFETVHQIHEQDKIAILDIEPQTLKIVRTAELSPFIVFIAPTDQGAQTEALQQLQKDSEAIRSQYAHYFDLSLVNNGIDETLKKLQEAFDQACSSPQWVPVSWVY